In Tachypleus tridentatus isolate NWPU-2018 chromosome 7, ASM421037v1, whole genome shotgun sequence, a genomic segment contains:
- the LOC143255488 gene encoding alpha-ketoglutarate-dependent dioxygenase alkB homolog 4 isoform X2, giving the protein MEIKTDRRCIPTAVWILLSQSPPKHKYQVTYSYCVSCKKGWPGWNTAVITSAHPYHTGNPFPVEDITVVENFITEEEEQLLVKQIDSIKWVTSQSGRRKQDFGPKVNFKKQKVHLGSFRGFPDFTKSLVDRLTQILDDFSPVELCHLEYVPSRGSAIDPHVDDTWLWGERLVTVNLLSDTVLTLIPVLSNERLKGPNQHGNKMDIALRVPLTRRSLFVLAGPLRHSWTHQILRDDVTSRRLAMTFRELSLEFTPGGQFEKHGQEMLYVAKHFVSFASHSN; this is encoded by the exons ATGGAAATTAAGAcagatagacggtgtatccccactgcagtgTGGATTCTACtttcacagtcacctccaaaacataAG TACCAAGTGACATACAGCTATTGTGTTTCCTGTAAAAAAGGTTGGCCTGGGTGGAACACTGCAGTCATCACTTCAGCTCATCCATACCATACAGGAAACCCTTTTCCAGTGGAGGATATCACTGTGGTAGAAAACTTCATCACTGAAGAAGAAGAACAACTCCTGGTTAAACAGATAGACAGTATTAAATGGGTTACTTCTCAGTCAGGGAGGAGAAAGCAG gATTTTGGACCCAAAGTGAACTTCAAGAAACAGAAGGTACATCTCGGTTCATTCCGTGGGTTTCCTGATTTTACAAAATCATTGGTTGATAGGTTAACGCAGATTCTGGACGATTTCAGTCCCGTGGAGTTGTGTCATTTGGAGTATGTGCCTTCTCGTGGTTCTGCTATTGATCCTCACGTGGACGACACGTGGTTGTGGGGAGAGCGTCTTGTAACTGTCAATCTTTTGTCGGACACTGTGTTGACCCTCATTCCGGTGTTGTCTAATGAACGTTTAAAAGGCCCCAACCAACATGGTAATAAAATGGACATAGCGCTTCGTGTACCCTTGACCAGAAGGTCACTCTTTGTCCTCGCCGGACCCCTTCGTCATTCTTGGACTCACCAAATTTTAAGAGATGATGTGACAAGTAGAAGACTGGCTATGACGTTCAGAGAACTCTCTCTCGAGTTTACACCTGGTGGACAGTTCGAGAAACACGGTCAAGAGATGTTATATGTAGCAAAACATTTCGTATCATTTGCATCACATTCTAATTGA